From one Planococcus citri chromosome 3, ihPlaCitr1.1, whole genome shotgun sequence genomic stretch:
- the LOC135841163 gene encoding mediator of RNA polymerase II transcription subunit 22-like, with translation MNPTRALPQSKEALLKSYNSRLKGDVKSMLDNFEDIVKLCKTEHDIQISRMIQCELDAYEMQVRSANMVRAAESLLKLVSDIKQYLILNDFPSVNEAIMQNSKVFRAKQGECDQKLMNLRDDMAADVHDLEEDYYTSNYKC, from the exons ATGAATCCTACCAGAGCTTTACCTCAAAGCAAAGAAGCTTTACTGAAGTCTTATAATAGTCGACTTAAAGGTGACGTGAAATCGATGCTAGATAATTTTGAAg ataTCGTGAAGCTTTGTAAAACAGAACACGACATACAAATCTCTCGTATGATACAGTGTGAGCTTGATGCTTACGAAATGCAAGTTCGATCAGCTAATATGGTCAGAGCAGCCGAATCTCTCTTGAAATTAGTATCCGATATAAAGCAGTATTTGATTCTGAACGACTTTCCTTCGGTTAACGAGGCCATCATGCAAAACTCGAAGGTGTTTCGTGCCAAACAAGGTGAATGTGATCAAAAGCTAATGAATCTGAGAGACGATATGGCTGCCGATGTTCATGATTTGGAAGAAGATTATTATACTTCGAATTATAAGTGTTGA